One segment of Brassica napus cultivar Da-Ae chromosome C3, Da-Ae, whole genome shotgun sequence DNA contains the following:
- the LOC111203775 gene encoding uncharacterized protein LOC111203775: MRIELRNSCNVRDYRDVHELIEKAAEQETGLEEERRQKQTSQNRGAKQPRDALPRDALPQDALPRDALPPTEPAPARSPCEKCGRFHMRECRAGACYNYGELGHVARECPKERQAHRRLCYRCGQEGHMSGDCPLHQGGNTGGAQPQQQRGQAARPRAYAVEGREGAETIAGSVAVGGVTAFTLFDTGATHSFVCPRLTREWNFKGNFNTMVTGVETTGTEKMATRGRYEEVPVVLSGVNLPGDLLELELGRYEVILGMDWLVQHRAVVECAKACVRIPLDGRQIVYRGMRTRTGISVVSMVHAEEAIRKGGEAFLATIEMVGETEAPELRSIPVAAEYSDVFEPLRGPPPHQNNAFTIELEPGTAPVSRAP; this comes from the exons ATGAGGATAGAATTGAGGAACAGCTGCAACGTGCGGGACTACCGTGATGTCCATGAACTGATCGAGAAAGCCGCTGAACAAGAAACAGGACTCGAGGAGGAGCGGCGACAGAAGCAGACCTCCCAGAATCGGGGTGCCAAACAGCCCCGGGATGCACTGCCCCGGGATGCACTGCCCCAGGATGCACTGCCCCGGGATGCCCTGCCCCCGACCGAGCCTGCCCCGGCAAGGTCCCCATGCGAAAAGTGTGGACGATTCCATATGAGAGAGTGCAGGGCGGGAGCATGCTACAACTATGGTGAGCTCGGCCATGTGGCGAGGGAGTGCCCGAAGGAGAGACAAGCCCATCGCAGACTCTGTTACCGCTGTGGCCAGGAAGGACACATGTCGGGGGATTGTCCATTACATCAAGGAGGGAATACGGGAGGGGCGCAACCCCAACAGCAGAGAGGACAAGCTGCAAGGCCACGAGCGTATGCAGTTGAAGGTCGCGAAGGAGCCGAAACAATCGCGG GTTCTGTCGCGGTCGGAGGAGTGACAGCATTCACTCTCTTCGACACTGGGGCAACTCACAGTTTTGTATGCCCCAGACTTACACGTGAGTGGAACTTTAaggggaacttcaacaccatgGTGACTGGAGTCGAGACTACAGGAACAGAGAAAATGGCCACGAGGGGAAGGTATGAAGAGGTGCCAGTGGTCCTCTCAGGAGTGAACCTACCCGGGGACTTACTAGAGTTAGAACTGGGGCGTTACGAAGTGATATTGGGAATGGATTGGCTCGTACAACACCGAGCTGTAGTCGAATGTGCCAAGGCATGCGTTAGAATTCCGCTAGATGGGAGGCAAATCGTGTACAGAGGAATGAGAACTAGGACCGGGATATCTGTGGTATCAATGGTTCATGCCGAAGAAGCAATCCGGAAAGGAGGAGAAGCCTTCCTAGCCACTATAGAAATGGTGGGGGAGACCGAAGCACCAGAACTGAGAAGTATTCCTGTAGCGGCGGAGTATTCAGATGTGTTCGAACCACTACGCGGACCCCCACCTCACCAAAATAATGCCTTTACGATTGAGCTAGAACCCGGAACCGCCCCGGTTTCCAGGGCTCCCTAA